The proteins below are encoded in one region of Sulfolobus sp. A20:
- the thyX gene encoding FAD-dependent thymidylate synthase yields MMNVKLVSYTKDGEKVIAIAAKMSRSRKGWEHHEKDMSDEEIETWIRDAIIHGYWSVLEHSVYTFSVEGLSRVASHQLVRHRIASYTQMSHRFAKPIDEFYKPIIPQSAANRAKEIVEKAYKEAYDLYFQLLSSGVPEEDARYVLPNGVNTNIVVTMNARELYNFFALRLCSRAQWEIRAVAWKMLEEVKKVHPRLFRYAGPNCIIHENFIRDEYITLEEIFKNYNVEFISQRCIEGVPREGIKKCVINSRTILESIK; encoded by the coding sequence ATGATGAACGTTAAGCTTGTTTCCTATACTAAAGATGGCGAGAAAGTAATTGCAATAGCAGCTAAGATGAGCAGATCTCGTAAAGGATGGGAGCACCATGAGAAAGACATGTCAGATGAGGAAATAGAAACATGGATTAGGGATGCAATTATTCATGGTTACTGGTCTGTACTCGAGCATTCCGTCTATACTTTTTCCGTTGAGGGGTTATCAAGAGTTGCTTCTCATCAGCTTGTTAGGCATAGGATAGCATCTTACACGCAGATGTCACACCGTTTTGCCAAACCTATAGATGAGTTCTACAAGCCCATAATTCCACAGAGTGCAGCAAACAGAGCAAAAGAAATAGTTGAAAAAGCATATAAAGAGGCTTACGATCTATATTTTCAATTACTTTCTTCCGGAGTGCCAGAGGAAGACGCCAGATATGTTTTGCCTAATGGTGTTAACACGAACATTGTCGTTACCATGAATGCTAGGGAACTGTACAACTTCTTCGCGTTGAGACTGTGTAGCAGAGCACAATGGGAAATACGTGCCGTTGCATGGAAGATGTTAGAGGAGGTCAAAAAAGTCCATCCTAGACTATTTAGATATGCTGGACCTAATTGTATTATACACGAGAATTTCATAAGGGATGAATATATAACATTAGAAGAGATATTTAAAAATTACAATGTAGAGTTTATATCCCAAAGATGTATTGAGGGAGTGCCGAGAGAGGGCATAAAAAAATGCGTAATCAATTCGCGTACAATCTTGGAAAGTATTAAATAA
- a CDS encoding Rossmann-like domain-containing protein, giving the protein MILREIIEELAYPLKQRKIVNVCVSPIYTAVMLDNQSIGISHTIVDGEISHAGEIVGANAYDIVIENLDSNLQRSVSLAILNSLGEQSSYTQGDPLSLYSGVKLCVFGYTPQVSASNFDTIITYDFASNETRKIGNTEIRPFSTLTKEYCSTAVIFGSTLVNNTIDKIISQVSADHLILTGISSVDAPITLKNYGFEVISKLFSSDKYRVFRIVCEGGNNRALGKYMIRYFRKI; this is encoded by the coding sequence GTGATATTACGGGAAATAATTGAGGAATTAGCTTATCCCTTGAAGCAAAGAAAGATAGTAAATGTCTGTGTAAGCCCTATCTATACTGCAGTTATGTTAGATAATCAATCAATAGGAATTTCACATACTATAGTTGATGGGGAAATTTCTCATGCAGGTGAAATAGTAGGTGCTAATGCATACGATATTGTAATCGAAAACCTTGATAGTAATCTGCAGAGATCCGTCTCATTAGCTATTTTGAATTCTTTAGGTGAGCAAAGTTCATATACTCAAGGAGATCCGCTTAGCCTTTACTCTGGGGTAAAACTGTGCGTATTCGGATATACACCACAAGTATCTGCATCAAACTTTGATACTATAATAACTTATGATTTCGCTTCTAACGAAACGAGGAAGATAGGTAATACTGAAATAAGACCATTTTCTACTTTAACCAAGGAGTATTGTTCTACTGCAGTGATTTTCGGTTCTACGTTAGTTAACAATACTATAGATAAGATAATTAGTCAAGTTTCAGCTGATCACCTAATTTTAACTGGGATATCTTCCGTGGATGCACCAATAACACTGAAAAACTATGGTTTTGAAGTTATATCTAAATTATTTTCCAGTGATAAGTACAGAGTCTTTAGGATAGTATGTGAGGGTGGAAATAATAGAGCTTTAGGTAAATATATGATAAGGTATTTTAGAAAGATTTAG
- the ndhC gene encoding NADH-quinone oxidoreductase subunit A — translation MSLTQGLLAFGIPIVVFLAAGYGGYKFLTLVLPSKPNPLKVSRFEAGNIPFGLGRLWFPLQYYGYLIVYTTLEPIIVMLLPITFSDYYTSLIYFRDLIIIIAVFIILLYPVLYYSIRQINILSYWELRR, via the coding sequence ATGTCACTTACTCAAGGTCTTTTAGCGTTTGGTATACCTATTGTCGTGTTCTTAGCTGCCGGATATGGTGGATATAAGTTTCTGACTCTAGTACTCCCGTCAAAACCTAATCCCTTAAAGGTTAGTAGATTTGAGGCTGGAAATATACCATTTGGGCTAGGTAGATTGTGGTTCCCGTTACAATACTATGGCTACCTAATAGTTTATACAACACTAGAGCCGATTATAGTAATGCTATTACCAATTACCTTCTCTGATTACTATACCTCTTTGATATACTTTAGGGATTTAATTATAATAATTGCTGTGTTTATAATTTTATTATATCCTGTTCTATATTATTCAATAAGACAAATTAATATATTAAGTTATTGGGAGTTGAGGAGATAA
- a CDS encoding DUF2175 family protein has translation MSRPATKWKCALCNNTIYWDELFTYMKKGVVHYTCLRDLALKNSKIDNKELQNILDALEEELKLIVYYKQKISSLQNEEIKKTFDQIEKDAEKNAGILTRLVEKFSMLESS, from the coding sequence ATGAGTCGTCCAGCTACTAAGTGGAAATGCGCCTTGTGTAATAATACTATATATTGGGACGAATTGTTCACATATATGAAAAAAGGAGTAGTTCATTATACATGTTTAAGGGATTTAGCTTTAAAGAATAGTAAAATAGATAATAAAGAACTCCAAAACATTCTTGACGCATTAGAGGAGGAATTAAAACTAATAGTTTATTATAAGCAAAAGATCTCGTCATTACAAAACGAGGAAATAAAGAAAACTTTTGACCAAATAGAGAAAGATGCTGAGAAAAACGCTGGTATTTTAACTAGGTTGGTAGAAAAGTTTAGCATGCTAGAAAGCTCTTAG